One window of the Hippocampus zosterae strain Florida chromosome 8, ASM2543408v3, whole genome shotgun sequence genome contains the following:
- the reps2 gene encoding ralBP1-associated Eps domain-containing protein 2 isoform X3 encodes MEQEGGGGGAVAAAVCAGGLIPVHEHEQRYYSALHGLCQADPSGKQLSSSKVAELFKASQLPADVLHKVTEMCGAKSLGYFGTAEFYVALKLLAAAQAGLPVRLQSTSANLPLPRFAGITTEPEMRYVANTPGGIEARCDRSRCLEQKEPPPALPGSSPPCSPLAYHAHQYTTPKERQTAESHMEKGECDDDDPWRITEEQREYYTNQFKSLQPDLGALILGAVAKNFFTKSKLPIPELSHIWELSDVDRDGALTFPEFCAAFHLIVARKNGYPLPESLPVGLHPKFGPPDEDGPPQRAELLIVFDDGATGVRKKDQSTKLPTSVAGTKQDCKEEAFKKQECNFRGVETLKEGATLQLATFSHRPAPSSQDLDPQSNAKTRPRSYSSTFIDTATRKAEEPPAPPPRPQKKSHSRASSLDLNKLFQQGAPGAKSGWLLPPPALPPRPSASQVPPTQVQQPNFADFSRFRKEEQSSVKPEERCLYFRYNQSIEDLSNASQQELNRNQAPQKPARRKFRPDSQNAECSAPPTGSFLKSAQKTPSRQKKEIHMAIRKNKETNAVLTRLNSELQQQLKVVRHQRVTLETQLDQLRPVASTSAGS; translated from the exons ATGGAGCAggaaggcggcggcggtggcgcggTGGCTGCAGCGGTGTGCGCCGGTGGTCTGATCCCGGTGCATGAGCACGAGCAGCGGTACTACTCAGCTCTGCACGGGCTTTGTCAGGCGGATCCCTCCGGGAAGCAGCTGTCCTCATCCAAAGTGGCAGAGCTCTTCAAGGCGTCCCAGCTGCCTGCTGACGTGCTGCACAAG GTGACAGAAATGTGCGGAGCAAAGAGCCTGGGCTACTTTGGCACTGCTGAGTTCTACGTGGCTCTCAAGCTGCTCGCCGCCGCCCAGGCCGGCCTGCCCGTCCGCCTGCAGAGCACATCGGCCA ATCTACCTCTGCCCAGATTTGCCGGGATCACGACGGAGCCAGAGATGAGATACGTCGCCAACACGCCCGGCGGCATCGAGGCCCGGTGCGACAGGAGCCGATGTTTGGAGCAGAAG GAGCCGCCACCGGCGCTGCCCGGCAGCTCGCCGCCTTGCTCCCCGCTGGCGTACCACGCCCACCAGTACACCACGCCAAAGGAAAGACAGACGGCCGAATCGCACATGG AGAAGGGGGAGTGTGACGATGACGACCCCTGGAGGATCACAGAAGAACAGCGGGAATATTACACCAATCAGTTTAAAAGTCTGCAGCCTGACCTGGGGGCTCTAATTCTCG GTGCTGTTGCAAAGAACTTCTTCACAAAGTCCAAACTTCCCATACCGGAACTGTCACACATTTG GGAGCTGAGCGATGTGGACCGTGATGGCGCTTTAACCTTCCCGGAGTTCTGCGCCGCCTTCCACTTGATTGTGGCCCGCAAGAACGGCTATCCTCTTCCCGAAAGCCTTCCCGTCGGCCTACATCCCAAATTCGGACCCCCAGATGAGGACGGCCCCCCTCAA CGTGCGGAGCTTCTGATCGTCTTTGACGATGGCGCAACAGGAGTTCGTAAGAAG GATCAGAGCACCAAGCTCCCAACAAGTGTGGCTGGGACCAAACAAGATTGCAAAGAAGAAGCCTTCAAAAAACAAG AATGCAATTTCAGGGGCGTCGAGACATTAAAAGAAGGAGCCACTCTGCAATTGGCCACCTTTTCCCACAGGCCAG CGCCATCCTCTCAGGACCTCGATCCGCAAAGCAACGCGAAAACCCGACCAAG GTCCTACTCCAGCACTTTCATTGACACCGCCACGAGGAAGGCAGAGGAGCCTCCCGCGCCGCCGCCTCGACCCCAGAAGAAAAGCCACTCCAGAGCCTCCTCCTTGGACCTCAACAAGCTTTTCCAGCAGGGGGCGCCAG GGGCGAAGAGTGGATGGTTGCTCCCTCCTCCAGCGCTACCTCCGAGACCGTCCGCCTCGCAG GTTCCTCCGACCCAAGTACAGCAGCCCAACTTTGCAGACTTCAGTCGCTTCAGAAAAGAG GAGCAGAGCAGTGTGAAACCAGAAGAACGCTGCCTATACTTTCGATATAACCAAAGTATTGAAGACTTGTCCAATGCTTCCCAACAG GAGCTAAATCGCAATCAAGCCCCGCAAAAGCCGGCCCGAAGGAAGTTCCGACCTGACAGCCAGAATGCGGAGTGCTCGGCGCCACCGACGGGTTCTTTTCTAAAATCCGCTCAAAA AACGCCATCCAGGCAGAAGAAGGAGATCCATATGGCAATCCGTAAAAACAAGGAAACCAACGCCGTGTTGACACGACTCAACAGCGAACTCCAGCAGCAGCTCAAG GTGGTTCGCCACCAGAGGGTCACCTTGGAGACCCAGCTGGACCAACTTCGTCCCGTGGCCTCCACGTCAGCCGGCAGCTAG
- the reps2 gene encoding ralBP1-associated Eps domain-containing protein 2 isoform X1, whose product MEQEGGGGGAVAAAVCAGGLIPVHEHEQRYYSALHGLCQADPSGKQLSSSKVAELFKASQLPADVLHKVTEMCGAKSLGYFGTAEFYVALKLLAAAQAGLPVRLQSTSANLPLPRFAGITTEPEMRYVANTPGGIEARCDRSRCLEQKEPPPALPGSSPPCSPLAYHAHQYTTPKERQTAESHMEKGECDDDDPWRITEEQREYYTNQFKSLQPDLGALILGAVAKNFFTKSKLPIPELSHIWELSDVDRDGALTFPEFCAAFHLIVARKNGYPLPESLPVGLHPKFGPPDEDGPPQRAELLIVFDDGATGVRKKDQSTKLPTSVAGTKQDCKEEAFKKQECNFRGVETLKEGATLQLATFSHRPANVLLPTAPSSQDLDPQSNAKTRPRSYSSTFIDTATRKAEEPPAPPPRPQKKSHSRASSLDLNKLFQQGAPGAKSGWLLPPPALPPRPSASQVPPTQVQQPNFADFSRFRKEEQSSVKPEERCLYFRYNQSIEDLSNASQQELNRNQAPQKPARRKFRPDSQNAECSAPPTGSFLKSAQKTPSRQKKEIHMAIRKNKETNAVLTRLNSELQQQLKVVRHQRVTLETQLDQLRPVASTSAGS is encoded by the exons ATGGAGCAggaaggcggcggcggtggcgcggTGGCTGCAGCGGTGTGCGCCGGTGGTCTGATCCCGGTGCATGAGCACGAGCAGCGGTACTACTCAGCTCTGCACGGGCTTTGTCAGGCGGATCCCTCCGGGAAGCAGCTGTCCTCATCCAAAGTGGCAGAGCTCTTCAAGGCGTCCCAGCTGCCTGCTGACGTGCTGCACAAG GTGACAGAAATGTGCGGAGCAAAGAGCCTGGGCTACTTTGGCACTGCTGAGTTCTACGTGGCTCTCAAGCTGCTCGCCGCCGCCCAGGCCGGCCTGCCCGTCCGCCTGCAGAGCACATCGGCCA ATCTACCTCTGCCCAGATTTGCCGGGATCACGACGGAGCCAGAGATGAGATACGTCGCCAACACGCCCGGCGGCATCGAGGCCCGGTGCGACAGGAGCCGATGTTTGGAGCAGAAG GAGCCGCCACCGGCGCTGCCCGGCAGCTCGCCGCCTTGCTCCCCGCTGGCGTACCACGCCCACCAGTACACCACGCCAAAGGAAAGACAGACGGCCGAATCGCACATGG AGAAGGGGGAGTGTGACGATGACGACCCCTGGAGGATCACAGAAGAACAGCGGGAATATTACACCAATCAGTTTAAAAGTCTGCAGCCTGACCTGGGGGCTCTAATTCTCG GTGCTGTTGCAAAGAACTTCTTCACAAAGTCCAAACTTCCCATACCGGAACTGTCACACATTTG GGAGCTGAGCGATGTGGACCGTGATGGCGCTTTAACCTTCCCGGAGTTCTGCGCCGCCTTCCACTTGATTGTGGCCCGCAAGAACGGCTATCCTCTTCCCGAAAGCCTTCCCGTCGGCCTACATCCCAAATTCGGACCCCCAGATGAGGACGGCCCCCCTCAA CGTGCGGAGCTTCTGATCGTCTTTGACGATGGCGCAACAGGAGTTCGTAAGAAG GATCAGAGCACCAAGCTCCCAACAAGTGTGGCTGGGACCAAACAAGATTGCAAAGAAGAAGCCTTCAAAAAACAAG AATGCAATTTCAGGGGCGTCGAGACATTAAAAGAAGGAGCCACTCTGCAATTGGCCACCTTTTCCCACAGGCCAG CAAACGTGCTCCTCCCGACAGCGCCATCCTCTCAGGACCTCGATCCGCAAAGCAACGCGAAAACCCGACCAAG GTCCTACTCCAGCACTTTCATTGACACCGCCACGAGGAAGGCAGAGGAGCCTCCCGCGCCGCCGCCTCGACCCCAGAAGAAAAGCCACTCCAGAGCCTCCTCCTTGGACCTCAACAAGCTTTTCCAGCAGGGGGCGCCAG GGGCGAAGAGTGGATGGTTGCTCCCTCCTCCAGCGCTACCTCCGAGACCGTCCGCCTCGCAG GTTCCTCCGACCCAAGTACAGCAGCCCAACTTTGCAGACTTCAGTCGCTTCAGAAAAGAG GAGCAGAGCAGTGTGAAACCAGAAGAACGCTGCCTATACTTTCGATATAACCAAAGTATTGAAGACTTGTCCAATGCTTCCCAACAG GAGCTAAATCGCAATCAAGCCCCGCAAAAGCCGGCCCGAAGGAAGTTCCGACCTGACAGCCAGAATGCGGAGTGCTCGGCGCCACCGACGGGTTCTTTTCTAAAATCCGCTCAAAA AACGCCATCCAGGCAGAAGAAGGAGATCCATATGGCAATCCGTAAAAACAAGGAAACCAACGCCGTGTTGACACGACTCAACAGCGAACTCCAGCAGCAGCTCAAG GTGGTTCGCCACCAGAGGGTCACCTTGGAGACCCAGCTGGACCAACTTCGTCCCGTGGCCTCCACGTCAGCCGGCAGCTAG
- the reps2 gene encoding ralBP1-associated Eps domain-containing protein 2 isoform X2, with product MEQEGGGGGAVAAAVCAGGLIPVHEHEQRYYSALHGLCQADPSGKQLSSSKVAELFKASQLPADVLHKVTEMCGAKSLGYFGTAEFYVALKLLAAAQAGLPVRLQSTSANLPLPRFAGITTEPEMRYVANTPGGIEARCDRSRCLEQKEPPPALPGSSPPCSPLAYHAHQYTTPKERQTAESHMEKGECDDDDPWRITEEQREYYTNQFKSLQPDLGALILGAVAKNFFTKSKLPIPELSHIWQLSDVDRDGALTFPEFCAAFHLIVARKNGYPLPESLPVGLHPKFGPPDEDGPPQRAELLIVFDDGATGVRKKDQSTKLPTSVAGTKQDCKEEAFKKQECNFRGVETLKEGATLQLATFSHRPANVLLPTAPSSQDLDPQSNAKTRPRSYSSTFIDTATRKAEEPPAPPPRPQKKSHSRASSLDLNKLFQQGAPGAKSGWLLPPPALPPRPSASQVPPTQVQQPNFADFSRFRKEEQSSVKPEERCLYFRYNQSIEDLSNASQQELNRNQAPQKPARRKFRPDSQNAECSAPPTGSFLKSAQKTPSRQKKEIHMAIRKNKETNAVLTRLNSELQQQLKVVRHQRVTLETQLDQLRPVASTSAGS from the exons ATGGAGCAggaaggcggcggcggtggcgcggTGGCTGCAGCGGTGTGCGCCGGTGGTCTGATCCCGGTGCATGAGCACGAGCAGCGGTACTACTCAGCTCTGCACGGGCTTTGTCAGGCGGATCCCTCCGGGAAGCAGCTGTCCTCATCCAAAGTGGCAGAGCTCTTCAAGGCGTCCCAGCTGCCTGCTGACGTGCTGCACAAG GTGACAGAAATGTGCGGAGCAAAGAGCCTGGGCTACTTTGGCACTGCTGAGTTCTACGTGGCTCTCAAGCTGCTCGCCGCCGCCCAGGCCGGCCTGCCCGTCCGCCTGCAGAGCACATCGGCCA ATCTACCTCTGCCCAGATTTGCCGGGATCACGACGGAGCCAGAGATGAGATACGTCGCCAACACGCCCGGCGGCATCGAGGCCCGGTGCGACAGGAGCCGATGTTTGGAGCAGAAG GAGCCGCCACCGGCGCTGCCCGGCAGCTCGCCGCCTTGCTCCCCGCTGGCGTACCACGCCCACCAGTACACCACGCCAAAGGAAAGACAGACGGCCGAATCGCACATGG AGAAGGGGGAGTGTGACGATGACGACCCCTGGAGGATCACAGAAGAACAGCGGGAATATTACACCAATCAGTTTAAAAGTCTGCAGCCTGACCTGGGGGCTCTAATTCTCG GTGCTGTTGCAAAGAACTTCTTCACAAAGTCCAAACTTCCCATACCGGAACTGTCACACATTTGGCAA CTGAGCGATGTGGACCGTGATGGCGCTTTAACCTTCCCGGAGTTCTGCGCCGCCTTCCACTTGATTGTGGCCCGCAAGAACGGCTATCCTCTTCCCGAAAGCCTTCCCGTCGGCCTACATCCCAAATTCGGACCCCCAGATGAGGACGGCCCCCCTCAA CGTGCGGAGCTTCTGATCGTCTTTGACGATGGCGCAACAGGAGTTCGTAAGAAG GATCAGAGCACCAAGCTCCCAACAAGTGTGGCTGGGACCAAACAAGATTGCAAAGAAGAAGCCTTCAAAAAACAAG AATGCAATTTCAGGGGCGTCGAGACATTAAAAGAAGGAGCCACTCTGCAATTGGCCACCTTTTCCCACAGGCCAG CAAACGTGCTCCTCCCGACAGCGCCATCCTCTCAGGACCTCGATCCGCAAAGCAACGCGAAAACCCGACCAAG GTCCTACTCCAGCACTTTCATTGACACCGCCACGAGGAAGGCAGAGGAGCCTCCCGCGCCGCCGCCTCGACCCCAGAAGAAAAGCCACTCCAGAGCCTCCTCCTTGGACCTCAACAAGCTTTTCCAGCAGGGGGCGCCAG GGGCGAAGAGTGGATGGTTGCTCCCTCCTCCAGCGCTACCTCCGAGACCGTCCGCCTCGCAG GTTCCTCCGACCCAAGTACAGCAGCCCAACTTTGCAGACTTCAGTCGCTTCAGAAAAGAG GAGCAGAGCAGTGTGAAACCAGAAGAACGCTGCCTATACTTTCGATATAACCAAAGTATTGAAGACTTGTCCAATGCTTCCCAACAG GAGCTAAATCGCAATCAAGCCCCGCAAAAGCCGGCCCGAAGGAAGTTCCGACCTGACAGCCAGAATGCGGAGTGCTCGGCGCCACCGACGGGTTCTTTTCTAAAATCCGCTCAAAA AACGCCATCCAGGCAGAAGAAGGAGATCCATATGGCAATCCGTAAAAACAAGGAAACCAACGCCGTGTTGACACGACTCAACAGCGAACTCCAGCAGCAGCTCAAG GTGGTTCGCCACCAGAGGGTCACCTTGGAGACCCAGCTGGACCAACTTCGTCCCGTGGCCTCCACGTCAGCCGGCAGCTAG
- the cltrn gene encoding collectrin, translating to MSGKVIFLLSVALSSAQQLCTPGASDGYKVRLSIQTALGDNAYAWSQNELFLFRATLAFAMRNHFDGQDFQVANIIVCDETQRVSFWFVVTWPDDAARLVDGSEVELAIRKSRKRINSAFLLNDRTLEFVGIVPTLAAPQLPATPPWLIAFGVVMGAVGAGFVILVVSAAVQKRRKKKENVVDVAEDEGSDVEAPPPKPLKNGSVRQDPNGISNVAFCDDERVTQM from the exons ATGTCGGGAAAggtcatttttttgctttctgtggCGCTTTCGTCGGCTCAGCAGCTCTGCACACCAG GCGCTTCGGATGGCTACAAAGTTCGACTGAGCATCCAAACAGCTCTGGGAGATAACGCG TACGCCTGGAGCCAAAACGAATTGTTCCTCTTTCGAGCCACGCTGGCTTTCGCCATGAGGAATCATTTTGACGGCCAGGATTTCCA AGTGGCCAATATCATCGTTTGTGACGAGACGCAGCGAGTGTCCTTTTGGTTCGTGGTCACGTGGCCGGACGACGCCGCCCGCTTGGTAGATGGAAGCGAGGTGGAACTGGCAATCAG GAAGTCTCGGAAGCGCATCAACAGCGCCTTCCTGCTGAACGACCGGACTCTGGAGTTTGTGGGCATCGTGCCCACTCTGGCGGCTCCCCAGCTGCCCGCCACGCCACCGTGGCTCATCGCCTTCGGAGTAGTTATGGGTGCCGTGGGGGCAGGATTCGTCATCCTCGTCGTCTCCGCGGCGGTGCAGAAGAGGCG aaagaagaaggaaaacgTGGTGGACGTCGCAGAGGACGAGGGTAGCGATGTCGAGGCGCCGCCGCCCAAACCGCTGAAAAACGGCAGCGTGCGACAGGATCCAAACGGCATCTCCAACGTCGCCTTCTGCGACGACGAGAGAGTCACACAAATGTAA